Proteins encoded within one genomic window of Betaproteobacteria bacterium:
- a CDS encoding phosphoglycerate kinase — MPIIKMTNLDLRNKRVLIRADLNVPQDESGAITDDTRIRASVPGIEHALKAGAAVMVTSHLGRPTEGELHPKDSLAPIAKRLSELLKRDVPLKQNWLDGVSVQPGNVVMLENCRVNKGEKKNDDALARRIAALCDVYVNDAFATAHRAEATTHGVAKYAPVACAGPLLAAELEALGKALKHPKHPLVAIVGGSKVSTKLTVLDALSDKVDQLIVGGGIANTFMAAAGMRIGKSLCEAALLGEAKKVMDKLKAKGGNVHLPVDVVVAKEFSATATATTKPASAVADDDLILDAGPQTSAMLGALLASAGTVVWNGPLGVFEFDLFARGTRELAYAIASSPAFSLAGGGDTIAALEKFGVTSKMGYVSTAGGAFLEFLEGKKLPAVEILERRAAS, encoded by the coding sequence ATGCCAATTATAAAAATGACCAATCTGGACTTGCGCAACAAGCGAGTCCTCATACGCGCTGACCTCAACGTACCCCAGGACGAGAGCGGAGCCATTACTGACGACACCCGCATACGCGCATCCGTTCCTGGCATCGAGCACGCGTTGAAGGCGGGCGCCGCGGTGATGGTGACCTCGCACCTGGGCCGCCCCACTGAAGGTGAGTTGCATCCTAAGGACTCTTTGGCGCCCATCGCCAAACGCCTGAGCGAACTGCTCAAGCGCGATGTTCCGCTCAAACAAAATTGGCTCGACGGCGTAAGCGTGCAACCCGGTAACGTCGTTATGCTGGAAAATTGCCGCGTGAACAAGGGCGAGAAGAAGAACGACGACGCTTTGGCCAGACGCATCGCCGCCTTATGCGATGTCTATGTCAACGATGCCTTTGCCACCGCCCACCGCGCCGAGGCCACCACCCATGGCGTGGCCAAGTATGCGCCCGTCGCTTGCGCGGGCCCGCTGCTGGCGGCGGAGTTGGAGGCCCTCGGCAAGGCGCTCAAGCATCCCAAGCATCCGCTGGTCGCCATCGTCGGCGGCTCGAAAGTGTCCACCAAGCTCACGGTGCTCGATGCGTTGTCGGATAAGGTGGATCAACTCATCGTGGGCGGCGGCATCGCCAATACCTTCATGGCTGCGGCGGGGATGCGAATTGGCAAGTCGTTGTGCGAGGCCGCCTTGCTAGGCGAAGCGAAGAAGGTGATGGATAAACTGAAGGCCAAGGGCGGTAATGTGCATTTGCCCGTGGACGTCGTGGTGGCCAAGGAGTTCTCCGCCACGGCCACGGCTACCACCAAGCCCGCCAGCGCGGTGGCGGATGACGATCTCATCCTGGACGCCGGGCCCCAAACTTCCGCCATGCTCGGGGCACTGCTGGCCAGCGCGGGCACGGTGGTGTGGAACGGGCCCTTGGGTGTTTTCGAGTTCGATCTATTCGCACGCGGCACGCGCGAGTTAGCCTACGCCATTGCCTCGTCTCCCGCTTTTTCTCTCGCCGGCGGCGGCGACACGATAGCGGCCCTGGAAAAATTTGGCGTCACCTCCAAGATGGGTTATGTCTCCACCGCGGGCGGCGCGTTCCTGGAGTTTCTTGAAGGCAAGAAACTCCCGGCGGTGGAGATACTGGAACGACGCGCGGCATCGTAG
- the gap gene encoding type I glyceraldehyde-3-phosphate dehydrogenase: MTIRVAINGYGRIGRNILRAHYEGGKKHDIQIVAINDLGSPETNAHLTRYDTAHGPFPGTVAVEGDHLVVNGDKIKVSAKRNPAELPWKDLKVDVVLECTGLFTTKEKAGAHLTAGAKKVIISAPGGKDVDATVVYGVNHKTLKAAHTVISNASCTTNCLAPMVKALHEGIGVVSGLMTTIHAYTNDQVLTDVYHEDLRRARSATQSMIPTKTGAAAAVGLVLPELNGKLDGFAVRVPTINVSLVDLTFVAKRATTVDEVNAAIKQAADGELKGILLYNVEPLVSVDFNHNPASSIFDATLTKVSDGTLVKVSSWYDNEWGFSNRMLDTTVALMNAK, translated from the coding sequence ATGACTATCCGCGTTGCCATCAACGGCTATGGCCGCATCGGGCGCAACATTCTTCGCGCCCATTACGAGGGCGGCAAGAAGCACGACATCCAGATCGTTGCTATCAACGATCTTGGCAGCCCCGAAACCAATGCCCACCTCACCCGTTACGACACCGCTCACGGGCCATTCCCCGGTACCGTCGCGGTGGAGGGCGACCATCTGGTCGTCAATGGCGACAAGATCAAGGTCAGCGCGAAGCGTAACCCGGCCGAACTTCCCTGGAAGGATTTGAAGGTCGATGTGGTGCTGGAGTGCACGGGGCTTTTCACCACGAAGGAGAAGGCTGGCGCCCATCTCACCGCGGGGGCCAAGAAAGTCATCATTTCCGCGCCGGGCGGTAAGGACGTGGATGCCACCGTGGTCTATGGGGTGAATCACAAGACGCTGAAGGCGGCTCACACCGTGATCTCCAACGCCTCGTGCACCACGAATTGCTTGGCGCCCATGGTCAAGGCCCTGCATGAGGGCATCGGCGTCGTGAGCGGCCTCATGACCACCATTCACGCCTACACAAACGACCAGGTGCTGACGGACGTCTATCACGAGGATCTGCGCCGCGCCCGCTCCGCCACGCAATCCATGATTCCCACCAAGACCGGCGCCGCTGCCGCCGTGGGCTTGGTGCTGCCCGAACTCAACGGCAAGCTAGATGGCTTTGCCGTGCGCGTGCCCACCATCAATGTGTCCCTCGTGGACTTGACCTTCGTCGCCAAACGGGCCACGACAGTGGATGAAGTAAACGCGGCCATCAAGCAAGCGGCGGATGGCGAATTGAAGGGCATTCTTCTCTACAACGTGGAGCCGCTGGTGTCGGTGGATTTCAATCACAATCCTGCCTCATCCATCTTCGACGCCACGCTGACCAAGGTGTCCGATGGAACCCTAGTAAAAGTAAGCAGCTGGTATGACAACGAATGGGGCTTCAGCAACCGAATGCTGGATACCACGGTCGCACTGATGAACGCGAAATAA
- the glmS gene encoding glutamine--fructose-6-phosphate transaminase (isomerizing): MCGIVGAIAQRNVVPILVEGLKRLEYRGYDSSGVAVLNGVIKRVRRVGRVAEMEAAAQAENLNGLMGIGHTRWATHGGVTEPNAHPHISGGLVSVVHNGIIENHEQQRDRLKKLGYQFESQTDTEVIAHLIHYYLVQQYDLLRATQIAVGELVGAYAIAVVSLKEPNRFICARMGCPLLIGLGDGENFVASDVSAVLSATRRVIYLDEGDVAEITRESVRIYDKSGQPIVRKVNVSDVSLASLELGPYKHFMQKEIHEQPKALFDTMEQVIAEGFVPQLFGTGAEKSFKEIEGVQILACGTSYYAGSVARYWMESIAKIPCNVEIASEYRYRDVVANPKQLIVTISQSGETLDTMEALKRAVELGQEETLSICNVRESAIPRNSKFVFFTRAGAEIGVASTKAFTTQLTALFTLTLAIAKAKGRLGMEQEANHFTAMRHLPGSVQHALNLEAQIRVWSERFATKHHALFLGRGIHYPIALEGALKLKEISYIHAEAYPAGELKHGPLALVDSDMPVVVIAPNDTLLEKVKSNMQEVSARGGELFVFADLDSHFTESEGVHVIRTPRHAGVLSPVVHSIPVQLLAYNAAVARGTDVDKPRNLAKSVTVE; the protein is encoded by the coding sequence ATGTGCGGAATCGTAGGCGCCATCGCCCAGCGTAACGTCGTACCCATTCTTGTCGAAGGCTTGAAGCGCTTGGAGTACCGGGGTTACGACTCCTCCGGCGTGGCGGTGCTGAACGGCGTCATCAAGCGCGTGCGCCGCGTGGGCCGGGTCGCGGAAATGGAAGCCGCCGCGCAGGCCGAGAATCTCAACGGGCTCATGGGAATCGGCCACACGCGCTGGGCCACCCACGGCGGCGTCACCGAACCCAATGCGCATCCGCACATTTCGGGCGGACTGGTGAGCGTGGTGCACAACGGCATCATAGAGAACCACGAACAACAGCGCGACCGGCTGAAAAAACTGGGTTACCAATTCGAATCCCAGACCGACACGGAAGTCATCGCGCACCTCATTCACTACTACCTCGTCCAGCAATACGATCTGCTGCGCGCCACGCAGATCGCGGTGGGCGAGCTCGTCGGCGCTTACGCCATCGCCGTGGTCAGCCTCAAGGAGCCTAACCGTTTCATCTGCGCACGCATGGGCTGCCCGCTATTGATCGGCTTGGGAGACGGCGAGAATTTCGTGGCCTCCGACGTCTCCGCGGTGCTCTCCGCCACGCGCCGGGTGATCTACCTGGACGAAGGCGATGTGGCGGAAATCACCCGCGAGTCCGTGCGCATCTACGACAAGAGCGGCCAGCCCATCGTGCGCAAGGTCAATGTTTCCGATGTCTCGCTGGCATCCTTGGAACTGGGTCCCTACAAGCACTTCATGCAGAAGGAAATCCACGAACAACCCAAGGCATTGTTCGATACCATGGAACAAGTCATCGCCGAAGGCTTCGTCCCCCAGCTCTTCGGCACCGGCGCGGAGAAGTCGTTCAAGGAGATCGAGGGCGTGCAAATCCTTGCCTGTGGCACCAGCTACTACGCGGGCAGCGTGGCGCGCTACTGGATGGAATCCATAGCGAAGATCCCTTGCAACGTGGAGATCGCCAGCGAATACCGTTACCGCGACGTGGTGGCCAATCCCAAGCAATTGATCGTCACAATCTCCCAGTCCGGCGAAACCCTGGACACCATGGAAGCGCTGAAGCGGGCGGTAGAACTGGGACAAGAGGAAACGCTCTCCATCTGCAACGTGCGTGAGAGCGCCATTCCGCGCAATTCCAAATTCGTGTTTTTCACACGCGCGGGCGCCGAGATCGGCGTTGCCTCCACCAAGGCCTTCACCACGCAACTCACCGCGCTTTTCACCTTGACGCTCGCCATCGCCAAGGCCAAGGGGCGCCTTGGCATGGAGCAGGAGGCCAATCACTTTACCGCCATGCGTCACCTGCCCGGCAGCGTGCAGCACGCGCTCAACCTCGAAGCCCAGATTCGCGTCTGGTCGGAGCGCTTCGCCACCAAACACCACGCGCTCTTCTTGGGCCGCGGTATTCACTACCCCATCGCGCTGGAAGGTGCCTTGAAGCTGAAGGAAATTTCCTACATCCACGCCGAGGCCTATCCCGCAGGCGAACTCAAGCACGGCCCCTTGGCGCTGGTCGATAGCGACATGCCAGTGGTGGTCATCGCGCCCAACGACACGCTGCTGGAAAAGGTCAAGTCCAACATGCAAGAGGTGAGTGCGCGCGGTGGTGAACTCTTCGTCTTCGCCGATCTGGACAGTCATTTCACCGAGAGCGAAGGCGTACACGTTATCCGCACGCCGCGCCACGCGGGAGTGCTCTCCCCCGTCGTCCACTCCATTCCCGTTCAACTGCTGGCTTACAACGCCGCTGTCGCACGCGGAACCGATGTGGACAAGCCCCGCAATCTTGCGAAATCAGTCACGGTCGAGTGA
- the glmU gene encoding UDP-N-acetylglucosamine diphosphorylase/glucosamine-1-phosphate N-acetyltransferase — MTDSSTSDLSVVILAAGKGTRMYSNLPKVLHRLAHKPLLGHVIDAAKTLNPAHIVVVYGHGGEQVPNAFAQPGVRFVKQEPQRGTGHAVAQAMPLIPLSGRTLVLYGDVPLIRAQTLAAVCASAQTLVVLTAELADPAGYGRIIRDKSGKFLRIAEEKDATAEEKAVREINTGIVAAPTKALAGWLMSLKNHNAQGEYYLTDIVPRAIAQGMNVASVNAANLWEVLGVNSRAQLAELERRYQHEYALRLMAVGVTLRDPARIDIRGDLHCGQDVEIDVNCVFQGKVHLAEGVVVGANCYIKDAEIGAGTVIAPMSVIDGAKVGPECRIGPFARIRPETTLAAHAHVGNFVEMKKVDLGEGSKVNHLTYLGDATVGRNVNVGAGTITCNYDGANKHRTVIEDDAFIGSDTQLVAPVRVGKGATLGAGTTLTKDAPPGELTISRAKQTAIAGWKRPVKNKAG; from the coding sequence ATGACGGATTCCAGCACCTCTGACCTAAGCGTCGTCATCCTCGCCGCTGGAAAGGGTACGCGAATGTACTCCAACCTGCCCAAGGTTTTGCACCGGCTGGCCCATAAGCCCCTGCTGGGGCATGTGATCGATGCCGCCAAAACCTTGAATCCGGCGCATATCGTCGTGGTGTACGGCCATGGCGGCGAACAAGTACCCAATGCCTTTGCGCAACCCGGCGTGCGTTTCGTCAAGCAAGAGCCCCAACGGGGGACCGGTCACGCCGTGGCGCAAGCCATGCCGCTCATACCCCTCAGCGGGCGCACCCTGGTGCTCTATGGCGATGTCCCATTGATTCGGGCGCAAACGCTGGCCGCCGTGTGCGCCAGCGCGCAAACCTTGGTCGTGCTGACCGCGGAGCTGGCGGACCCGGCCGGCTACGGGCGCATCATTCGCGACAAGAGCGGGAAATTCCTGCGCATCGCCGAAGAAAAAGACGCCACCGCCGAGGAAAAGGCAGTGCGCGAAATCAACACCGGCATCGTGGCCGCCCCCACGAAGGCCTTGGCGGGTTGGTTAATGTCACTCAAGAACCACAACGCCCAGGGCGAGTACTACTTGACCGATATCGTGCCTCGGGCCATCGCCCAGGGCATGAACGTAGCGTCCGTGAACGCTGCCAACCTCTGGGAAGTGCTTGGGGTGAATAGCCGCGCACAGTTGGCGGAGCTCGAGCGCCGTTACCAGCACGAATACGCATTGCGCTTGATGGCGGTTGGGGTGACCTTGCGAGACCCCGCCCGCATCGACATCCGCGGCGACCTGCACTGCGGCCAGGACGTGGAGATCGACGTGAACTGCGTGTTCCAAGGCAAGGTGCATCTGGCGGAAGGGGTGGTGGTGGGTGCCAATTGCTACATCAAGGACGCCGAGATTGGCGCCGGCACCGTCATCGCGCCCATGTCCGTCATCGATGGCGCCAAAGTGGGGCCCGAGTGCCGCATCGGCCCCTTCGCCCGAATCCGCCCCGAAACCACTCTCGCCGCCCATGCCCACGTGGGGAATTTCGTGGAAATGAAAAAGGTCGATCTCGGAGAAGGTTCCAAGGTCAATCATCTGACCTACCTGGGAGACGCCACCGTCGGGCGCAACGTCAACGTGGGTGCCGGCACCATCACCTGCAATTACGATGGCGCCAACAAACACCGAACGGTGATCGAAGACGACGCATTTATCGGTTCGGACACCCAGCTCGTCGCCCCCGTTAGGGTGGGCAAGGGAGCAACCTTGGGCGCGGGCACCACGCTGACCAAGGATGCCCCGCCTGGCGAACTCACCATCTCCCGCGCCAAGCAGACCGCCATCGCCGGATGGAAGCGCCCGGTGAAGAATAAAGCCGGGTAG
- a CDS encoding c-type cytochrome has translation MTFNPSFWKNSARISLVALGVLAAHAAPPSSLGLPPMEPPDAVQAQIGRRLFFDRRLSPNQTMSCAMCHVPEQGFTSNEVATSVGMFGKSLRRNAPTSLNVAYQRSFFHDGREASLESQVWAPLLSKDEMNNASKSEVVERIRALPGYEHAFAQAFPAQGIGEASVAAALAAYQRTVVAGGSRFDRWYLGGEADALSVEEQKGFELFQGKAGCAQCHSAGRDGALFTDHRFHRTGAGAAAPPEKLKVELAPGVEVLVARQDLEGAIDPPALDLGRWEVTGEDKDRKAFRTPSLRNVSLTAPYMHDGSMSTLEEVIAFYDRGGQGKDVDQLIKPLGLSPGEKRALATFLRALSAGNIGELIRAAREGFGTDHISR, from the coding sequence ATGACATTCAATCCCTCCTTCTGGAAGAACAGCGCGCGAATTAGTCTGGTCGCGCTAGGTGTACTCGCGGCACACGCCGCGCCACCGTCCTCGTTGGGATTGCCGCCCATGGAACCTCCCGATGCCGTGCAGGCGCAGATCGGGCGCCGCTTGTTCTTCGACCGGCGTTTGTCGCCCAATCAAACCATGTCCTGCGCCATGTGCCACGTGCCCGAACAGGGGTTTACCTCCAACGAGGTCGCCACCTCCGTGGGGATGTTCGGCAAGAGCCTGCGGCGTAATGCGCCCACGTCGCTCAACGTGGCGTACCAGCGGAGCTTTTTCCACGACGGGCGCGAAGCCTCGCTGGAATCGCAAGTATGGGCACCGCTGCTATCCAAGGACGAGATGAACAACGCGTCCAAATCCGAGGTGGTGGAGCGCATCCGCGCCTTGCCTGGTTACGAGCATGCTTTTGCACAGGCCTTCCCTGCGCAGGGCATCGGCGAGGCTAGCGTAGCCGCCGCCCTGGCGGCGTACCAGCGCACCGTGGTCGCCGGAGGCTCGCGCTTCGATCGCTGGTACCTTGGCGGTGAGGCGGACGCTCTTTCAGTGGAAGAACAAAAGGGCTTCGAGCTATTTCAGGGGAAAGCCGGTTGCGCACAGTGTCACAGCGCTGGCCGAGATGGGGCATTGTTTACCGATCACCGGTTCCACCGTACGGGTGCTGGAGCAGCCGCGCCGCCGGAAAAACTGAAAGTCGAACTGGCGCCCGGAGTAGAGGTACTCGTCGCGCGGCAAGATCTGGAGGGGGCCATCGATCCGCCCGCTTTGGATCTAGGGCGCTGGGAAGTCACGGGCGAAGACAAGGACCGCAAGGCCTTTCGCACACCCAGCTTGCGTAACGTCTCCTTGACCGCCCCTTACATGCACGACGGGTCCATGAGCACTCTGGAAGAGGTGATCGCTTTCTATGACCGAGGCGGCCAGGGCAAGGATGTGGACCAGCTCATCAAGCCCCTCGGCTTGAGCCCAGGAGAGAAACGCGCGCTGGCTACTTTTCTTCGCGCCTTAAGCGCTGGCAACATCGGCGAGCTAATTCGTGCCGCCCGCGAAGGTTTCGGCACCGATCACATATCGCGCTAG